The following coding sequences are from one Bacillota bacterium window:
- a CDS encoding Fic family protein produces MAIYFNYIVGKIGGLRSSLIAPDGTQSSTGDASRWGWLRVNSTRAGTFARQPGGYAAFIPKPLPPHPPIQMDSQLLELLSKADRTLGRLDGATEILPNPNLFVAMYVRQEAVLSSQIEGTQASLLDLLELELDNTRRQMPPDVEEVVNYVKAMNYGLQRLETLPLSLRLIREIHEVLLKDSRGGERSPGEFRRTQNWIGPPGATLTNAVFVPPPVPEMVEALNDLERFLRSEEPMPALVKCALAHVQFETIHPFLDGNGRLGRLLVTFMLCEKGILRRPLLYLSLFFKQNRQEYYDRLMAVRTQGDFEGWIKFFLKGVAEISAQATDTARAILALREQHRGILSHNGLANPSSLTLLERLYEHPMLTVSKAAELLDVTFPTANNIVGQFQRLGLLEEVTGRQRRRLFAYRPYLRIFHHAGIDFETAASLAEFS; encoded by the coding sequence AATTACATTGTCGGGAAAATCGGCGGATTAAGGTCCTCCTTAATAGCACCGGACGGCACGCAGTCCAGTACTGGCGATGCGTCAAGGTGGGGGTGGTTACGCGTGAACTCCACAAGAGCAGGCACATTTGCCAGGCAGCCGGGCGGGTACGCGGCGTTCATTCCGAAGCCCCTGCCCCCCCATCCTCCGATCCAAATGGATAGCCAGCTTCTCGAGCTCCTGTCCAAGGCGGATAGGACTCTCGGCCGCCTGGACGGTGCCACGGAGATCCTCCCGAACCCCAATCTATTTGTTGCAATGTATGTCCGCCAAGAAGCAGTGTTATCTTCACAGATCGAGGGCACGCAGGCCTCCCTCTTAGATCTGTTGGAACTTGAGCTGGACAACACCAGGCGACAGATGCCTCCGGATGTTGAGGAAGTAGTCAATTACGTCAAAGCAATGAACTATGGCTTGCAGCGGCTTGAAACGCTACCACTCTCCCTAAGGCTCATCCGCGAAATCCATGAAGTGCTCCTGAAGGACTCAAGGGGAGGCGAGCGGAGCCCGGGGGAGTTCCGCAGAACGCAAAACTGGATAGGTCCGCCGGGCGCGACGCTCACAAACGCGGTGTTCGTTCCGCCGCCGGTCCCGGAGATGGTGGAGGCGCTTAACGACCTCGAGAGGTTTCTTCGTTCAGAGGAACCCATGCCCGCGCTGGTCAAGTGCGCCCTGGCGCACGTCCAGTTCGAGACAATCCACCCGTTCCTTGACGGAAACGGCCGCCTCGGTAGGCTTCTCGTGACCTTCATGCTGTGCGAAAAGGGCATTCTCAGGAGGCCACTCCTGTACCTGTCACTCTTTTTCAAGCAGAACCGTCAGGAGTACTATGACAGGTTGATGGCGGTCCGAACTCAGGGAGACTTCGAAGGCTGGATCAAGTTTTTCCTAAAGGGTGTAGCAGAAATCTCCGCGCAGGCGACGGATACTGCTCGGGCGATACTTGCCCTGAGAGAGCAACACAGGGGAATCCTCAGTCACAATGGGTTGGCGAATCCGAGCTCGTTGACGCTTCTGGAGCGCCTTTACGAGCACCCTATGCTCACAGTGAGCAAGGCCGCGGAACTCCTGGATGTAACGTTCCCCACTGCCAACAATATCGTGGGGCAGTTTCAGAGGCTTGGGCTCTTGGAAGAGGTGACAGGCAGGCAACGGCGGCGCCTATTCGCCTACCGGCCCTATCTTCGGATTTTCCACCACGCTGGCATCGACTTCGAAACGGCCGCTTCGCTTGCAGAGTTTAGTTAA
- a CDS encoding NYN domain-containing protein, with protein MRSCRERRVKVLFTYYYDCLPYQSLVPSDEEREMVSRKQRFLSALKRLDRFTVREGRLEYRGTADDGSPIFQQKRVDLQIGLDIATVVTRGRADIVAMVSGDSDLLPAVQMAKDSGVIVRLIHGPKVTYHGDLWEAADERKQISSETIALCSRGS; from the coding sequence TTGCGTTCGTGCCGAGAGCGGCGGGTTAAAGTCCTCTTTACTTACTACTATGACTGCCTCCCCTACCAGTCACTCGTCCCGAGCGACGAGGAGCGGGAAATGGTATCGCGAAAACAGCGGTTCCTCTCGGCACTGAAACGGCTGGACAGGTTTACAGTGCGAGAGGGACGTCTCGAGTATCGAGGGACCGCTGACGACGGATCCCCCATATTTCAACAGAAGCGAGTGGACCTTCAGATCGGACTGGATATCGCGACAGTGGTCACGAGAGGTCGGGCCGACATCGTCGCGATGGTTTCCGGCGATAGCGATCTCTTGCCGGCGGTGCAAATGGCGAAGGACAGTGGCGTAATCGTGCGGCTGATACATGGGCCAAAGGTTACCTACCACGGCGACCTTTGGGAAGCGGCTGACGAGCGAAAACAAATCTCCTCGGAGACCATAGCTCTCTGCAGCAGGGGCTCCTAA
- a CDS encoding glycoside hydrolase family 15 protein: protein MGDLFRTSIELILENQSPGGAYVASPSFPTYHYCWLRDGSFTAYAMDLAGEHESAERFFRWVDRVIRLHSHKIETVIRKIQDGQRLEQKDFLFTRYTLDGNEENESDWENFQLDGYGTWLWALAAHVEMTGRAEILAELSESIRETVRYIENLWYYPNYDVWEENGDKVHTSTLACLYGGLSSIAEHLRDDCSGSTVAAPPGALAGALAGVQAGGPAGGPAGAPARVAASAPGIAPCREFPPGQASAPESAPGIAPASELPEALARALAKRIRAYILTNCVADGTFVKHVGSRDVDSSLLWLAVPFRVVDARDETMRATVKRIERELLHDGGLHRYAKDTFYGGGEWILLTCWLGWYYAESGDVAGARRLEKWVEQAADAAGHLPEQVCAHVNDQSFYPRWVEKWGEVAKPLLWSHAMYIVLESALRASAGDP from the coding sequence ATGGGCGATCTTTTCAGGACAAGCATAGAGCTGATTCTCGAGAACCAATCTCCGGGAGGGGCGTACGTCGCGTCGCCTTCGTTCCCAACGTACCACTATTGCTGGCTGAGGGACGGGAGCTTTACGGCGTACGCAATGGACCTCGCGGGTGAGCACGAGTCCGCGGAGCGGTTCTTTCGATGGGTGGACAGGGTGATAAGGCTGCACAGCCACAAGATCGAGACGGTGATCCGCAAGATACAGGACGGCCAGAGGCTCGAGCAGAAGGATTTCCTGTTCACCCGGTACACGCTCGATGGTAACGAGGAAAACGAGAGCGATTGGGAGAATTTCCAACTCGACGGCTACGGAACGTGGCTCTGGGCGCTCGCCGCGCACGTCGAGATGACGGGCCGGGCTGAAATCCTCGCGGAACTCAGCGAGAGCATCCGCGAGACTGTTCGGTACATCGAGAACCTCTGGTATTATCCGAACTACGACGTTTGGGAGGAAAACGGCGACAAGGTCCACACGTCCACCCTTGCCTGCCTTTACGGCGGGCTCAGCTCCATCGCCGAGCACCTGAGAGACGACTGCTCGGGCTCGACGGTTGCGGCGCCGCCAGGGGCACTCGCGGGGGCGCTGGCGGGGGTGCAAGCAGGGGGGCCGGCAGGGGGGCCGGCAGGGGCGCCGGCGAGGGTGGCGGCGAGCGCGCCGGGGATCGCGCCGTGCCGGGAGTTCCCGCCAGGGCAGGCGAGCGCGCCAGAGAGCGCGCCCGGGATCGCGCCGGCAAGTGAGCTGCCGGAGGCGCTCGCAAGGGCGCTAGCGAAAAGGATACGGGCGTACATCCTGACCAATTGCGTCGCTGATGGCACTTTTGTCAAGCATGTCGGAAGCCGGGATGTGGACAGCAGCCTTCTCTGGCTTGCCGTGCCTTTCCGAGTGGTGGACGCGCGAGACGAGACGATGCGCGCCACGGTGAAGCGAATCGAAAGGGAGCTTCTGCACGACGGGGGGCTCCACCGGTACGCGAAGGACACCTTCTACGGCGGCGGGGAATGGATTCTCCTGACGTGCTGGCTCGGGTGGTATTATGCCGAGAGCGGCGATGTCGCAGGGGCTCGGCGGCTCGAGAAGTGGGTCGAGCAGGCTGCGGATGCGGCCGGGCACCTGCCGGAGCAGGTGTGCGCGCACGTAAACGACCAATCGTTCTATCCCCGCTGGGTAGAGAAGTGGGGTGAGGTCGCAAAGCCCCTCCTGTGGTCGCATGCCATGTACATAGTGCTCGAAAGCGCTTTGAGGGCTAGCGCCGGAGACCCGTGA
- a CDS encoding ROK family transcriptional regulator: MKLKIRKGSRKLMKDLNISIVIDAVRQHGPICRADLARVTNLGRSTITGIASMLLEEGFLVELGSGESKVGRRPILLKFNEKARPVIAIKLAPGRIVGAVTDMNAHVLCQQERMLADHETADEIVEALIQMTHALLAQAAVDIDDVLGIGIVLPGIVDPETGVSVWPSFFNWINVPMKQILEDSLGVQVFIDNDANAAALAEKWYGAGRDYADLVCVTVGAGVGAGLIVGGRLYRGGASGAGEIGHMTIDEEGPQCICGNRGCLEAMVSDKALVRQAVERLAESGGSAPGSMVLQLAGGDESKITREIIVEAAKAGDEMAQVLVRQAGTHIGTGLANLVNILNPEAIIVGGEAAAQAGDLLLEPIRRTVKERAFAVLSEKTEILPAKLPDGWLVGAAILVLQEFFGLPIYRQEEGRKSINLASLV; the protein is encoded by the coding sequence TTGAAGTTGAAGATTCGCAAGGGCAGCCGCAAGCTGATGAAGGACCTCAATATCTCGATAGTGATCGATGCCGTGCGCCAACATGGCCCGATCTGCCGGGCGGACCTCGCCAGAGTGACCAACCTCGGACGCTCCACGATCACCGGAATCGCCTCCATGCTCCTCGAAGAGGGCTTTCTCGTGGAACTCGGGAGCGGCGAGTCCAAGGTCGGGCGACGACCTATCCTGCTCAAATTCAATGAGAAGGCCCGGCCGGTCATCGCCATCAAGCTCGCACCAGGCAGGATCGTCGGCGCGGTCACGGACATGAACGCGCATGTTCTGTGCCAGCAAGAGAGGATGCTGGCAGACCATGAGACCGCGGATGAGATCGTAGAGGCCCTGATTCAGATGACACACGCACTCCTCGCTCAGGCAGCGGTGGACATCGACGACGTCCTCGGCATAGGCATAGTGCTTCCGGGCATCGTGGACCCGGAGACGGGTGTGTCGGTGTGGCCGTCCTTCTTCAACTGGATAAACGTGCCGATGAAACAGATACTCGAGGACAGCCTGGGCGTCCAGGTGTTCATTGATAACGACGCAAATGCAGCGGCTTTGGCCGAGAAGTGGTACGGCGCGGGGCGAGACTACGCTGATCTCGTCTGCGTAACCGTGGGGGCCGGTGTCGGCGCGGGCCTCATAGTCGGCGGGAGGCTGTACCGGGGCGGCGCGAGCGGAGCGGGCGAGATCGGCCACATGACCATCGACGAAGAGGGACCGCAGTGCATATGCGGAAACCGGGGCTGCCTCGAAGCGATGGTATCGGACAAGGCCTTGGTCCGGCAGGCGGTCGAGAGACTTGCGGAGAGCGGCGGGTCCGCGCCTGGATCCATGGTTTTGCAACTGGCCGGGGGCGATGAGTCCAAGATCACCCGCGAGATCATCGTCGAGGCGGCGAAGGCAGGCGACGAGATGGCACAGGTGCTGGTTCGGCAGGCAGGCACGCACATCGGCACAGGCCTTGCCAACCTCGTTAATATCCTGAATCCCGAGGCCATCATCGTAGGCGGCGAGGCTGCGGCCCAGGCGGGGGATCTCCTCCTCGAGCCGATAAGGCGGACGGTGAAAGAACGGGCGTTTGCCGTCCTGTCCGAGAAGACGGAGATCCTTCCGGCGAAGCTGCCCGACGGGTGGCTCGTAGGGGCGGCCATACTCGTGCTGCAGGAGTTCTTCGGGCTTCCCATCTACAGGCAGGAAGAAGGGCGGAAATCGATAAACCTCGCCAGCCTCGTGTGA